GgattacaaaaagaaaatgttttttttttatgaaaaatcggTTAGTCCTTAGGGCTGATTATTATTATACTAATTTCTGCAACAATGTTTTGATCTTCTCATGGGCATAACGTAATTTTTGATACAAATCATTGGTGAGACCTCGTTCCTGTATCGTCGCAAATCGGTAGGTGCGGAAATTTGTTTCGTTATCGATGTAGGTGACGGAACTCATGCGAGGACATAAGATTATTTTCACGTGATCCGAAAAGTTGAACTGAAAAGTtgcgtcaaaaaaaaaagagctCAAACTCGGTTCGACCTGGATTCATCCAAGTAACTCACCTGAACAGAACCGTTCGTAAGGTGCATAACAACAGCACAAGTTGTTCGGAACCAGGTGTGCATGTGTGGTATCCGAGACACTGAATCTGATTGCTCAACAACTGCTGATCCACCAGCTTTCACCAAATGTTCGGTCATGTACCGCTTGAAGTAGGACAAcaacttcattttcttatCCATGTCCGACGGATATGCCTGCGTGGTCATGTACTTTTCCTTTCCGTCCTTTTCCACAAAGTGAACATTACTGGGAATGGGACAGatcgattttacaaaattaacatCAAATTCCGCGACATCTACGTACAACCGCCGACTACTTACATTCCGTTCGCCAACATAATCAATTTGGTTGTGTCGTTGAACATAACACCGACACCTTCATCGCACAATTGATAACCGAACCCATACTTGTCGCTGTAGTCGACCCATTTTGATACCCAGAATAGTGGCTGTGCCGCCGGATCCGTATTTTCGTCCGAGTCTAAATGGGCATGCCGTTTCGGCTGTGTTCGATAGAagacagaaaatgttttgtttgtaaatttggCCGGAACACAACTTTGAAGCGGACACAAACCTTGTTGTTCAGCATGTTGGTTAGTTGATGTAACAGGGATTCGATATCGCTTTTGTATTCAGCATTGTTCTTGGCAATAGAGCCGCAAGCAGTGATCTGGTCATGCAGATTTTTCTTTAAGAATGTAACACCAGCATTTTCGTCtgtaaaagaaattgttttcattcttAGAATCGTAAGCAAATGGAGTTCTTCGATTCGGAAGGGCTCACAGTGCATTACAACTTCAATGCGTTCTTGGATATTACTAATTCGCTCGGAGTGTTCACAAAGGttctacaaaaataattttcaggcGCACCCTTTGGTGCACTAGGAGTCAGAGCACTTAGTCAACTTCCATCAACTTCCCTTACCACACATTTgcccaatttttgttttgtgtcaTTAGAATTACAACCCCAATCAGTTCTCCAGCACTCATTGCATAGCCTAGATGCCTTGACTTCTAGTGTACCGAGTAATCGGTTTCAACGGTTTcagatcaaaaaatttttgcagaACATTATCGAGTGGTAAACCAATTATAGGGAGTCAGTTACCACTAGGCTTCTAGCCTACAAGAATTGGTTTAGCTAGCAGACTTACAGattcttcaacaaaaaataatgtcGAGAACGAATCGGTTTTCAGTTCCATTCAACGTTCAATCAAAACGAAATCCATTCTGTTATCTGTCTCTACCTGGACTTTACACTTTCTCTCAGAGTCTTATAGATATTAGCAGACGACTACAATAACAGTCAACACTGATCAAGCGGATGCGAAGCTGCAAAATTACCTAAATTATCGTTAATTTCCAACAGTGGTCTACGATTTACACCAATATCACGTTCACCACCTTCGATCTCATCTGCACGCGGAGCCATAGTAAGACAAGACGTCGGCAGGAAGCTCGGAATATGATGATTCTTAATGAACTCGAACAAGTAAAGCTTATTGACACTGGGCCGTTTCTGTGGATTCGACTGTAACATCGCAATGATCATGTCAGCAGCAGATCGTCGCACTGATATTGGCATCCTAAGGAAGAAATAATTGACGAGAAAATTGGAATCGACGACATTTGGAATCACCAACATCCCACGAAACATCTGACTTACTTGTAATCACATTTCTTGATCTTGCTGTACGTATCACGCAACGTTTTCGTTTCGAATGGCGGTTGTCCAACCAATAAAGTGTACATAACACATCCAATCGACCAGATATCAACTTCAAATGAGTGTcctgtttttgttaaaatctCCGGGGCGATGTAGTTCGGTGTGCCACACAATGTCTTCTTCCTTTCGCCATCGAATTCAATTCTAGTGGCCAGACCAAAGTCGCCAATTTTCACATTCAGTTGATCGTTTAAAAACAGATTTCCTAATTTCAGGTCACGATGGATGATATTGTGGTCGTGTAAGTATTTCACGCCCTCCAATATTTGATAGACATAGAACCGGCACTCGTAGTCGGTAATGACGCGTCGCCGCTTATGCAATTCCATCATCGATCGCTTTTTGCACAGTTCCAGTACGATGTACACATTCGTTGGGTCCTCGAagaaactcaaaaatttgacaatgttTTTGTGTTCCAACGACTGATGGATGGCTATTTCCTGGGTCATTTTTTCGCGCTGGTTGTGTTTGATCATAAGACTTTTCGGTACAATTTTTCCGGCGAAAATTTGCTCCGACTTTGTTTCTCTGATTTCGTAGCATTTTGCAAAGCCACCCTGAAAATATGAGGTGTGCATGAGAATGAATGTGATCGGAATATATCGTCGATGTTATGTTGACATAAACTAGGAGAACTTGACTCAAATTGAGAAGGGAAGAGGTGATGGATTAATGGTACATTGAACATAAGAGACAATGAAACTTCAGAATCAATGGAACTGTGATAAATAATGTTTCTTTTAGCCATTAAACAGCAGTATGTGCAAGATGTAACTAACGAACTGTTGCACGTCATTGGCTGCACTATACACATAGCGAAACTCAAACGATCATAAAGGTTTTACAGGCAAAAATCGAATAATTCAAAAGGTCCCAAGTCAATTGTAGCGCGTGAAGTGTCATGTGCAATTTCAtcgaattaaatgtttttgcttGAATTCAACGACTTTTCCTTGTGCTGATCACACAGCATTTATTCATTCAAGTTAGTTTATTGCAGTCTgcattgtttgaaatttactGTTATGCTTGTAAATTGGCAAAGGATGAAGACACAATGAAGGCGTATATACAAATTACAGCAACTGGTTgcattaaacaaatttcaaattgaccgttaaaaattctccatcgataaatcGGTGCATTTTTGTGAGCAAACGATAAATCTGAAACGGCACGGTGCCGTTCATTCACCTTCGTAAATACATTTACGTAAAAATTGCATACAAATGTGGGCCAGAACAAAAGGATTTATTTGAATAGGTGTTCCGGTAGGCAGTCAATTTCGGATCGTACACATGATCGTTCCAATGTttgtatttttcacaaaaacgaaacagatgatttaattaaatttaattttaaaaggtATTACCGGTATTGTACGGTTTATATATATGGAATTTCAACCTAAGAAAAACAATAAACCGACTGGTCGTTGccaaaaaaatggattttaaagATGGAGGATCCTGTGAAAATTGTAACtgcaattttgaaacttttttttcctttttgaacACCAAAAGCGAAGGCATTTTTTgaaccatttttaaaaaatattgaatcaaACGATCCGGCACATATTGCCAAACAAACATCATCATCAACCAAAATGAATAATTCCTAATTTTCCGTGTAAAGAGATGTAAATTACCTTTCCGAAAAATCGCAATCTTTTGTACGTAACGCCTTTTTTGGAATCCATCAAA
This DNA window, taken from Bradysia coprophila strain Holo2 unplaced genomic scaffold, BU_Bcop_v1 contig_151, whole genome shotgun sequence, encodes the following:
- the LOC119074908 gene encoding serine/threonine-protein kinase polo, with the protein product MSSHKTDDKAAADIPEYLMDSKKGVTYKRLRFFGKGGFAKCYEIRETKSEQIFAGKIVPKSLMIKHNQREKMTQEIAIHQSLEHKNIVKFLSFFEDPTNVYIVLELCKKRSMMELHKRRRVITDYECRFYVYQILEGVKYLHDHNIIHRDLKLGNLFLNDQLNVKIGDFGLATRIEFDGERKKTLCGTPNYIAPEILTKTGHSFEVDIWSIGCVMYTLLVGQPPFETKTLRDTYSKIKKCDYKMPISVRRSAADMIIAMLQSNPQKRPSVNKLYLFEFIKNHHIPSFLPTSCLTMAPRADEIEGGERDIGVNRRPLLEINDNLDENAGVTFLKKNLHDQITACGSIAKNNAEYKSDIESLLHQLTNMLNNKPKRHAHLDSDENTDPAAQPLFWVSKWVDYSDKYGFGYQLCDEGVGVMFNDTTKLIMLANGINVHFVEKDGKEKYMTTQAYPSDMDKKMKLLSYFKRYMTEHLVKAGGSAVVEQSDSVSRIPHMHTWFRTTCAVVMHLTNGSVQFNFSDHVKIILCPRMSSVTYIDNETNFRTYRFATIQERGLTNDLYQKLRYAHEKIKTLLQKLV